Proteins from one Rubripirellula tenax genomic window:
- a CDS encoding B12-binding domain-containing radical SAM protein, protein MQLILGKHSYENFSLSLRKDDILANGELLRFFDHVIFHEEEFASELLQLLKRPEQQRAISVDRSTPQPVELFKCSVYSDLLVLPASQYVWSMPLSRNKCYWKKCTFCVQIKKHSADRYFDESSELASALREIQTLYQLGFRYFIFNDEAIQPAKLKRLSDFLIKNEIDIKWTPRIIADAEIKEDLIAKMAESGCFEVLFGLETVASVTANRMKKVSQNSTEEELFQMLKKFSGHGIEIFLNLIYAFPTESDEEFQETFQFYQRVKEAMPETFVRFNKFHLFYGTDIFNAPSEFGVTDVEATDPGNDLKVSLDYEDQFGRKHSTPPSEKYFLESIGMSEFEYASIVESESPFFIAAMFQVNYASFGLIYKEQNKRNLLSNLR, encoded by the coding sequence GTGCAATTGATTCTTGGCAAACACAGCTATGAAAACTTTTCTCTCTCGCTGAGAAAAGATGATATTCTCGCAAACGGTGAGCTGCTGCGATTTTTCGATCACGTCATTTTTCATGAAGAAGAGTTTGCCAGCGAACTATTGCAACTTTTGAAACGGCCTGAGCAGCAAAGAGCGATTAGCGTGGACCGATCAACCCCGCAACCGGTGGAGCTTTTCAAGTGTTCGGTGTACTCGGACCTGCTAGTACTCCCGGCGAGTCAGTACGTCTGGTCGATGCCGCTTTCTCGAAACAAATGTTATTGGAAGAAATGCACTTTTTGCGTGCAGATCAAAAAACACAGTGCGGATCGCTATTTCGACGAATCATCGGAACTAGCATCGGCTTTGCGAGAGATTCAAACGCTTTACCAACTTGGTTTCCGATATTTTATATTCAACGATGAAGCAATTCAGCCCGCGAAATTGAAAAGGCTGAGCGACTTTCTCATTAAGAATGAAATCGACATCAAGTGGACGCCCAGGATTATCGCAGACGCAGAAATCAAGGAAGACCTGATCGCTAAAATGGCGGAGTCCGGTTGCTTCGAGGTACTCTTTGGTCTGGAAACAGTCGCTAGTGTCACCGCCAACCGGATGAAAAAAGTATCGCAGAATTCGACTGAGGAAGAATTGTTTCAGATGCTCAAGAAATTCAGTGGGCATGGAATCGAAATCTTCCTGAATTTGATTTACGCCTTTCCAACAGAATCAGATGAGGAGTTCCAAGAAACTTTCCAGTTTTATCAGCGAGTCAAGGAAGCGATGCCAGAGACTTTTGTCCGGTTCAACAAGTTTCACCTTTTCTATGGCACCGATATCTTTAACGCTCCCTCGGAGTTTGGAGTCACCGACGTTGAAGCGACGGATCCCGGCAACGATCTAAAAGTATCGTTGGATTACGAGGACCAATTCGGTAGAAAGCACTCGACACCGCCGAGCGAAAAATATTTCCTGGAGTCGATTGGTATGAGCGAGTTCGAATACGCCTCGATCGTCGAATCGGAAAGTCCGTTCTTCATAGCTGCGATGTTTCAGGTCAACTATGCGTCATTCGGACTGATTTACAAAGAACAAAACAAGCGAAACCTCTTGAGCAATCTGCGTTAG
- a CDS encoding NAD-dependent epimerase/dehydratase family protein, whose translation MSTIVIGSSGYLGSNLLHVFGSERIIRVTRSSLAPGLGCSIDLSSVVLDDSHPLFNMVPERVYVLARPAESDWTVNRRFYENLQKLLQKWCGNQELKAVYFTSTSNVYSIKESGVKSRFSDHAPDGEYEYFKLEFELFLKYLHFARRNDVDFYVFRLPIAFGGIFSPENNGNQYIYSFISSYEQGYAWEFHNVEEQTFGTSWVYTPDLVGKISSLEHIGGSFQIVNVASGFFTYRELHEMLVKRFGSRRVAPLRLYRSRMEIENEFELESRSIEAEIDRYLGLD comes from the coding sequence ATGTCAACCATCGTAATTGGGTCATCCGGCTATCTTGGAAGTAACTTGCTACATGTATTCGGATCCGAACGCATCATCCGAGTCACAAGAAGCAGTCTTGCTCCAGGCCTTGGATGTTCAATCGATTTATCCAGTGTCGTGCTTGACGATTCTCACCCGCTATTCAATATGGTTCCAGAGCGAGTCTACGTTTTGGCACGGCCTGCTGAATCAGATTGGACAGTCAATCGCAGGTTTTATGAAAACTTGCAAAAGTTGTTGCAAAAGTGGTGTGGCAATCAGGAGCTCAAAGCCGTCTATTTTACGAGCACATCCAATGTCTATTCGATCAAGGAATCCGGCGTTAAAAGTCGGTTTAGCGATCATGCACCGGATGGCGAGTATGAGTATTTCAAACTGGAGTTTGAGCTTTTCTTGAAATACCTGCACTTTGCCCGCCGCAATGATGTCGATTTCTATGTGTTTCGCTTGCCAATCGCATTTGGTGGAATTTTCAGTCCAGAAAACAACGGCAATCAGTACATTTATTCATTCATTTCCAGTTACGAGCAAGGATATGCCTGGGAATTTCACAACGTTGAAGAACAAACGTTTGGGACTTCCTGGGTGTATACACCTGACCTTGTTGGGAAGATTTCTAGCCTTGAGCATATAGGGGGATCGTTTCAAATCGTGAATGTTGCCAGCGGTTTTTTCACGTATCGAGAACTTCATGAGATGCTCGTGAAACGGTTTGGCTCACGGAGAGTTGCTCCGCTCCGGCTATATCGATCGCGGATGGAAATCGAGAATGAGTTTGAAT